Proteins encoded by one window of Cloeon dipterum chromosome 4, ieCloDipt1.1, whole genome shotgun sequence:
- the LOC135942685 gene encoding tetraspanin-9-like, translating into MKALPKSVPLALCVVLSACAIIEIVIGAVAFGTMYSLEIFEPLENRAALIVLMTSGVLTLICSAIGIVGFMKNRKLLLVYIAVACASIILQVAGFSVAFHSNVISEAAGLLVRLRVLYDFNEPTVVRLWDDMQKSLQCCGFVDPSEWNSYPDSCCLDGDCTAQTVFSDSCLTVTEFYFFDLTQGVAGLSAAMTILQLILGGIAVIASRQNSSSVSKPDSN; encoded by the exons ATGAAGGCTTTGCCAAAATCAGTTCCACTCGCTCTCTGCGTAGTATTGAGT GCGTGTGCGATTATTGAAATAGTCATCGGAGCAGTGGCTTTTGGAACCATGTACTCCCTAGAGATTTTCGAGCCACTTGAG aatCGGGCAGCATTGATAGTCTTGATGACTTCTGGTGTCCTTACCCTTATTTGCTCGGCCATCGGCATTGTAGGTTTCATGAAGAACAGAAAGCTACTTCTTGTG TACATTGCTGTGGCTTGTGCCAGCATCATTTTGCAAGTTGCAGGATTCAGTGTCGCTTTCCATTCCAACGTTATTTCCGAAGCTGCTGGACTTCTCGTCAGACTAAGAGTTCTTTACGACTTCAATGAGCCGACTGTGGTGCGTTTGTGGGACGATATGCAAAAGAGT CTTCAATGTTGTGGATTCGTTGACCCATCGGAATGGAACTCCTATCCAGATTCTTGCTGCTTGGATGGAGATTGCACAGCACAAACCGTATTTTCAGACTCCTGTCTCACTGTTACGGAGTTCTACTTCTTTGATTTGACCCAGGGAGTGGCTGGACTCTCCGCTGCAATGACTATCTTGCAG CTCATCCTCGGTGGGATTGCTGTTATAGCGTCACGCCAAAATTCCTCTTCTGTGTCTAAACCTGATTCTAATTGA